The following proteins come from a genomic window of Deinococcus sp. KSM4-11:
- a CDS encoding ABC transporter permease subunit, with protein MTQLDITQDPVTGAITGRQHGARVPLPRRTGVRPAGEWVRWLVPALVVAVWQLASAAGWLNVRVLPAPSAVVGAFWDLARSGELWHHFLISLQRAGLGVLLGGGLGFAFGILNGTSRTANLLLDTSFQMLRTIPNLALIPLVILWFGIGESGKIFLIALATFFPVYLNTLHGVRSIDPRLTEMARVYGLRPLETFRRVTLPGALPGVLVGLRYALGISWLALVVSESFGASSGIGFLAMDAREFFRTDVIVLAILIYALIGKVADVLVRALERRLLPWQVSA; from the coding sequence GTGACGCAGCTGGACATCACGCAGGATCCCGTGACCGGCGCGATCACCGGCCGCCAGCACGGCGCACGGGTGCCGTTGCCACGCCGCACCGGGGTGCGGCCGGCCGGGGAGTGGGTGCGGTGGCTGGTGCCGGCGCTGGTCGTGGCCGTGTGGCAGCTCGCCTCGGCGGCCGGCTGGCTCAACGTCCGCGTGCTGCCAGCCCCCAGCGCCGTGGTCGGCGCGTTCTGGGACCTGGCCCGCAGCGGCGAGCTGTGGCATCACTTCCTGATCAGTCTCCAGCGGGCCGGCCTGGGGGTGCTGCTCGGCGGCGGCCTGGGCTTCGCCTTCGGCATCCTGAACGGCACGTCACGCACCGCGAACCTGCTGCTGGACACCAGTTTCCAGATGCTCCGCACCATCCCCAACCTCGCCCTGATTCCCCTGGTCATCCTGTGGTTCGGTATCGGCGAGTCCGGCAAGATCTTCCTGATCGCGCTGGCTACCTTCTTCCCCGTATACCTCAACACCCTGCACGGCGTTCGCAGCATCGACCCGCGCCTGACGGAAATGGCGCGCGTCTACGGGCTGAGGCCTCTCGAGACCTTCCGCCGGGTAACCCTGCCGGGGGCGCTGCCGGGCGTGCTGGTCGGTCTGCGCTACGCCCTGGGCATCTCCTGGCTGGCCCTGGTCGTCAGCGAGTCCTTCGGGGCCAGCAGCGGCATCGGCTTCCTGGCGATGGACGCCCGCGAGTTCTTCCGCACCGACGTGATCGTGCTGGCCATCCTGATCTACGCCCTGATCGGCAAGGTCGCCGACGTCCTGGTGCGCGCCCTGGAACGGCGCCTGCTGCCATGGCAGGTGAGCGCATGA
- a CDS encoding LLM class flavin-dependent oxidoreductase: MTHDTHDSPSVYWFIPSGGDGRRLGQPTRPAHFSYLTQVAQAADVLGFDGVLLPTGGTNEDTIVVASALSSVTRQLRFLVALRPSLISPVLAARLTASLDRISGGRVNLNIVSGSSPNELEGVNLTSAERYELTNEWLGVFRALLRGETVQHDGTHLHLSESRSLLPSVQRPYPPIYFGGSSDPALAVAAEHVDVYLSWGERPEQVAEKFERIRADARRHGRQVRFGLRAHVIVRPTEEEAWAAADDLIADVSDAQIAQAHQAFLSSASEGQRRQSALNGGTRESLRIGKNLWAGVGLLRGGAGTAFVGNPENVAAALREYQDIGVDTFVLSGYPHLEEAYRVAELLFPALGRTSPVFTPRDGQPVTHTSTPTLNAERAPVTVGRFQSI; the protein is encoded by the coding sequence ATGACGCACGACACGCACGACAGCCCGTCAGTCTACTGGTTCATTCCCTCGGGCGGCGACGGCCGTCGTCTCGGCCAGCCCACCCGCCCCGCCCACTTCAGTTACCTGACCCAGGTTGCGCAGGCTGCGGACGTCCTCGGCTTCGACGGCGTCCTCCTGCCGACCGGCGGCACCAACGAGGACACCATCGTCGTCGCCAGCGCCCTGTCGAGCGTGACGCGGCAGCTGCGCTTCCTGGTGGCGCTCCGCCCCAGCCTGATCTCACCGGTGCTCGCGGCCCGCCTGACCGCGTCCCTGGACCGTATTTCCGGTGGCCGCGTGAACCTGAACATCGTGTCCGGCAGCAGCCCGAACGAACTCGAAGGCGTGAACCTCACCTCCGCCGAGCGCTACGAACTGACGAACGAGTGGCTGGGCGTCTTCCGGGCACTGCTGCGCGGAGAGACGGTCCAGCATGACGGCACCCACCTGCACCTTAGCGAGAGCCGCTCCCTGTTGCCCAGCGTTCAGCGCCCCTATCCGCCCATCTACTTCGGGGGCAGCAGTGATCCGGCGCTGGCCGTCGCGGCCGAGCACGTGGACGTCTATCTCAGCTGGGGTGAGCGTCCCGAGCAGGTGGCCGAGAAGTTCGAGCGCATCCGCGCGGACGCGCGCCGGCACGGCCGCCAGGTGCGCTTCGGCCTGCGCGCCCACGTCATTGTCCGGCCCACCGAAGAGGAAGCGTGGGCGGCCGCCGACGACCTGATCGCCGATGTGAGCGACGCCCAGATCGCCCAGGCGCACCAGGCCTTCCTGTCGAGCGCGTCCGAAGGCCAGCGCCGCCAGAGCGCCCTGAACGGCGGCACACGCGAATCGTTGCGCATCGGCAAGAACCTGTGGGCGGGCGTGGGGCTGCTGCGCGGCGGAGCAGGCACCGCCTTCGTGGGCAACCCGGAGAACGTGGCCGCCGCCCTGCGCGAGTACCAGGACATCGGGGTGGACACCTTCGTCCTCAGCGGGTATCCGCACCTGGAGGAAGCGTACCGGGTGGCAGAACTGCTGTTCCCGGCGCTGGGCCGCACCAGTCCCGTCTTCACGCCCCGCGACGGTCAGCCCGTGACACACACCTCCACGCCCACCCTGAACGCCGAACGCGCCCCCGTCACCGTCGGCCGCTTCCAGAGCATCTAA
- a CDS encoding aliphatic sulfonate ABC transporter substrate-binding protein: MKNPLIVSTLTLALAGSAHALTFTIGYQKGGLPAILKARGTLDKYAAQGIDFKWALFTAGPPLLEAANAGAVDFGSVGNAPGVFALAGGADLKFVAVNENRSDSTEAVIVPKDSGIKAVADLKGKKVGVARGSSAHFFLYNVLNSAGLGFGDITVVPLLPPDARPALESGSIDAWAIWDPYLTTAVQGGGARVLRDHTGLGRGDGYHLVPSAVLRNPEKKRALQVLLAELSRTAEWANKNQATVIAQFADDLGVPRSVLEVTVPKALPFNIRPFRAGDTRPLQRLADAFTEDGVLPRAVNFGPQQYVTLPSFTAPLATVESK; encoded by the coding sequence ATGAAGAACCCGCTGATCGTCTCCACCCTGACCCTCGCCCTCGCGGGCAGTGCCCACGCCCTGACCTTCACCATCGGCTACCAGAAAGGCGGCCTGCCCGCCATCCTCAAGGCGCGCGGCACCCTCGACAAGTACGCCGCGCAGGGCATCGACTTCAAATGGGCCCTGTTCACCGCCGGCCCCCCCCTGCTGGAAGCCGCGAATGCCGGCGCGGTGGACTTCGGCAGTGTCGGCAACGCTCCCGGCGTGTTCGCCCTGGCCGGGGGCGCTGACCTCAAATTCGTCGCCGTGAACGAGAACCGCTCCGACAGCACCGAGGCCGTCATCGTTCCCAAGGACAGCGGCATCAAGGCCGTGGCCGACCTGAAAGGGAAGAAAGTTGGCGTGGCCCGCGGTTCCAGCGCCCACTTCTTCCTCTACAACGTCCTGAACAGCGCCGGCCTGGGTTTTGGGGACATCACCGTGGTGCCGCTGCTCCCCCCGGATGCCCGTCCGGCCCTGGAAAGCGGCAGCATCGACGCGTGGGCCATCTGGGATCCATACCTGACGACCGCCGTCCAGGGGGGCGGCGCCCGTGTCCTGCGCGACCACACCGGGCTGGGCCGGGGCGACGGCTACCACCTGGTGCCCAGCGCGGTGCTCCGCAACCCGGAGAAGAAACGGGCACTCCAGGTGCTGCTGGCCGAACTGAGCCGCACGGCCGAGTGGGCGAACAAGAACCAGGCCACCGTGATCGCGCAGTTCGCGGATGACCTCGGCGTCCCCAGGAGCGTGCTGGAGGTCACGGTGCCCAAGGCGCTGCCCTTCAATATCCGGCCCTTCCGCGCGGGCGACACCCGGCCCCTGCAACGCCTCGCGGACGCCTTCACGGAGGACGGCGTGCTGCCCAGGGCCGTGAACTTCGGCCCGCAACAGTACGTCACGCTGCCCAGCTTCACGGCGCCGCTGGCCACGGTGGAGAGCAAGTGA